From the Brassica napus cultivar Da-Ae chromosome A8, Da-Ae, whole genome shotgun sequence genome, one window contains:
- the LOC111214646 gene encoding uncharacterized protein LOC111214646: MDDESRRGNLRRRARQINGEDVDRPTNRRRQNELQNDGVQAGDHVEPLPLELSLGSTSHSSQIPPMTTSSLPLAPPSPFALPLTTSSLPLAPASPFAPPMMTWQTSGSIAQYFASSQSHYMTYPPYLSNSIYQTRPSTPMQPPFGQSFNLFPSSSFVPTRPVMRPAASGAVSRRSYRSQSSVNRNDDTIPPPFPWATNKRGWIQSLENLASKQITTITGEVQCKHCEKVYQVSYNLREKFSEVENIFVMGKWIMRERAPPIWTNPEPARCDLCGRDKAVKPVIAERKYQINWLFLLLGQTLGFCTLEQLKNFCKHSRSHRTGAKNRVLYLTYLGLCKMLEPNRELFQRETARR, translated from the coding sequence ATGGACGACGAGAGCCGAAGAGGTAACTTGAGGAGAAGAGCTCGACAGATCAACGGGGAAGACGTCGACCGGCCAACGAATAGACGTCGTCAAAATGAACTTCAAAACGACGGCGTACAAGCTGGTGATCACGTCGAACCCCTTCCCCTTGAACTAAGCTTGGGCTCAACATCACACTCCTCTCAGATCCCGCCTATGACCACGTCGTCGCTTCCTCTAGCACCACCATCACCTTTTGCTCTTCCTCTGACGACGTCGTCGCTTCCTCTTGCACCAGCATCGCCTTTTGCTCCGCCTATGATGACGTGGCAGACATCTGGTTCTATAGCGCAGTACTTTGCTTCGTCACAGTCTCATTATATGACGTATCCGCCCTATTTGAGCAACTCTATCTACCAGACAAGACCGTCAACACCGATGCAGCCACCGTTCGGACAGTCGTTTAACCTCTTCCCATCGTCATCTTTCGTTCCGACAAGACCAGTTATGAGACCAGCAGCTTCCGGGGCTGTGTCACGTCGTAGCTACAGATCGCAGTCCAGCGTTAACCGTAATGACGATACGATCCCGCCGCCGTTTCCATGGGCGACGAATAAACGAGGGTGGATACAAAGCTTGGAGAATCTCGCGTCGAAGCAGATCACCACCATCACCGGAGAGGTGCAATGCAAACACTGCGAGAAAGTGTATCAAGTGAGTTACAATCTAAGGGAGAAATTCTCGGAGGTTGAGAATATTTTCGTGATGGGCAAATGGATTATGAGAGAACGAGCTCCTCCGATATGGACAAATCCAGAACCGGCGAGATGCGATCTCTGTGGCCGTGACAAGGCGGTGAAGCCGGTGATAGCTGAACGGAAGTATCAGATTAATTGGTTGTTTTTGCTTTTGGGACAAACGTTAGGTTTTTGTACGTTGGAGCAGCTCAAGAATTTCTGTAAGCATTCAAGGAGTCACCGGACCGGAGCTAAGAACCGTGTTCTTTATTTGACGTACCTTGGTCTTTGCAAGATGCTCGAGCCTAACCGTGAGCTCTTTCAACGTGAAACCGCCAGGCGGTGA
- the LOC106434810 gene encoding uncharacterized protein LOC106434810, which yields MKQQRFLVAFFVVLFSFLLFVYLSEGKSEVAEDYWKKMMKSEPLPEPIKDILNNPFRTGQERFAKNFNTKSVVIIYHNPNV from the exons ATGAAGCAACAACGTTTTTTGGTCGCCTTCTTCGTAGTCCTTTTCAGCTTCCTCCTT TTTGTGTATCTGAGTGAAGGAAAATCAGAAGTTGCAGAGGACTattggaagaagatgatgaagagtgAGCCATTACCTGAACCAATCAAAGATATTCTCAACAATCCTTTTAGGACAGGACAAGAGAGGTTCGCTAAGAATTTCAACACCAAATCTGTCGTCATTATCTACCACAATCCTAATGTATAA
- the LOC106439079 gene encoding BURP domain-containing protein BNM2A precursor, which yields MASLRFSVTFPALLSLLLLSLWVVEAYTSRKLISNNEQEGQNISHLFKDGEFEDPTMYMFFKISDLKLGTKLPIYFNKNDLRKVPPLLTRQEADLIPFSESNLDFLLNHFSISKDSPQGKAMKETLKRCDFKAIEGEYKFCGTSLESMLDLAKKTIASNADLKVMTTKVMVPDQNRISYALHNYTFAEVPKELDGIKVLGCHRMPYPYVVYYCHGHKSGTKVFEVNLMSDDGIQLVVGPAVCHMDTSMWNADHVAFKVLKIEPRSAPVCHFFPLDNIVWVSK from the exons ATGGCTTCTTTGCGATTCTCTGTCACCTTCCCGGCCctcctctccctcctcctcctctctctg TGGGTCGTGGAGGCATACACGTCAAGAAAGCTGATATCAAACAATGAACAAGAAGGTCAAAATATCAGCCATTTGTTTAAAGATGGTGAATTCGAGGATCCTACTATGTACATGTTTTTCAAAATCAGTGATCTTAAATTAGGAACCAAGTTGCCCATTTACTTCAACAAAAACGATCTTCGAAAAGTTCCTCCACTTCTCACAAGACAAGAAGCTGATCTCATCCCTTTCAGTGAGTCTAACCTTGACTTCCTTCTCAACCACTTCTCTATCTCCAAAGACTCTCCTCAAGGGAAAGCCATGAAGGAGACTTTGAAACGTTGTGATTTCAAAGCTATTGAAGGAGAGTATAAGTTTTGTGGTACTTCTTTGGAGTCAATGCTTGATCTTGCCAAGAAAACAATAGCGTCTAATGCTGATCTCAAGGTCATGACGACCAAAGTAATGGTGCCGGACCAAAATAGAATAAGCTATGCTTTGCATAACTATACATTCGCGGAGGTACCAAAGGAGCTAGATGGGATTAAGGTCTTGGGGTGTCATAGAATGCCATACCCTTATGTAGTTTACTATTGCCATGGTCATAAAAGTGGAACCAAAGTCTTTGAGGTTAATCTGATGAGTGACGATGGGATACAACTAGTTGTGGGACCTGCGGTTTGCCACATGGATACGTCGATGTGGAACGCTGATCATGTGGCTTTTAAGGTGTTGAAGATAGAGCCGAGGTCCGCACCGGTTTGTCACTTCTTCCCTCTTGATAATATTGTGTGGGTATCAAAGTAG